DNA sequence from the Littorina saxatilis isolate snail1 linkage group LG9, US_GU_Lsax_2.0, whole genome shotgun sequence genome:
TGAATATTCTTTGTTTTAATGTATTGAGTAAAATTGAAGACGAGGTTTACAAGGTGGTTTACACAGTAACTGGTAGCTACAACATAGAAACATTTTCTTCCCCACAGGAACGTTGGCTGTTGAGAAACTGACAAAGAGTGACAGAAGACTCCCAGAACTGCTGCAGAGAAGTCTACAAACGAGGTTTGGAAGTGGCCATCTGTCTCTGAATATAACCGATCCCTGGATAGAGCGTGTGTGGATGTTCCTTGAAAATATGGACGACCTCTCAGAATTCTCTCACGTTCGTCTGCTTCCTGTGAAAAAAGTGGAAAGAAATCCTCTGACAATGTTTCTCACCAGCAAGGAAAGCATGACGTTGCTGCCTCTGACAGGTGTCTACGTTTGCAGCAAAGCTAGGGGCATGACCCCAATGTCTGCATCCCTCGCCTCTGCCTTGACCAAGCTGGGAGTGACCGTGCTGCACGACGTGCCCTCCTATCTCACCAGGCACGGGCAAGTGCTGGGACACTTTGTCCACTATCCTACACCTGATGGTGTCATGGAAGCTGTACAGTCTGTGAGCGCCAAGTCCAGCCTCAGAACAAACGCTGTGAAGACTTTCAACTCGGAAGCCACAGCGGATGAAAAGAAAGCACTCGTACAATTGCTACGCGATTGCAGTCAGAGTTCTGCCAGTGTTCCAGTGGTCTTCAAGCAGTTGCAACTGTTCAAGGCGGTGACAGGAGAGCCAGCCAGCGTATACCAGGTTTCTGTCATTGGCCCTGAACATTTACCGCCCGTGTCATTCCCAAGAAAACTTTTGGCTTGCACCACTTCTGAGAAGTATGCTGCACAAAAACTTGGAGCACAAGAAATGACATTGTACGCAGCTGTTCATGAGATTATGCAGGACATGTCTTCCTTGGGCTTTCAGTACTCGGGAGAGGACAAAACCCGCCTGATGAGATATTTTCTGCAGAACTACACACTGTGCTCTAACACATCCCTGCAAAGTATGGCAAGACAAATTGAATTTGTTACTACAGCGTCCTGCTGTCTGAGAAGAGTAGTTGACGTTTACGATCCTTCGTCGTCACTTCTTCAGGAACTGTTTCACACTCAGCATGACACTCTGTTCCCAAGTGGAGAATTCTGTAGGCCGGAAATGTTGCAGAAATTGCAGAGTCTGGGGCTTCGGGGTGAGCGGGATGTGCAGAACGACTTGGTCAGCGTGGCCAAGCAGATCTCAGACCAGTGGTCAGGGAAGCAATATGCTGCAGCCAGTAAAATGTCATGTGGGCTGTGGAAATATCTGAAGAATTATGGACATGTGGTCAGCGCAGCTACTTTGCAGAGCATCTCCACGATTCCCTGCCTCCTCTGTCTTCAGGATGATGAAAAACCATTCAGGGTCTACCCAGCATCTTTGCCTCTCAAGCCAAGCCCTAAACTGGTGAAACCGTCAGAAATGTGCAGCAACAGCCTACTGACTGTTATTGGCTCCGTGCTTCCAATTCTACGCTCCTCCGACCTACCTATGGAAGTTGCTCTCCATCTTCAGGTAAAACAACACCCAGCACCTGCTGATGTCTTGCAGCATCTCAAAAACGTCACTCACCACTTCTGCCAAGAGGAAATCATCCAGTACAGACCACTTCTGATTGACATTTTCCAGTATCTAAGACCCTACAAGTCTGACATCTCAGTTACTGGACGCCTTGCAGATGAAAAGTGTGTTCTGGTGGAGTCAGGAGACCAGTTTGCCAAGCCCTGCAGTCTCTGGATAGAAAAAGAAgagagcgacctaaacttgcaGCCATATCGGTTCTCTGCTCCTGTAGAGATGACAGCCTTCAGAGACTTCCTGGGAGAATGTGGCAGTGCATGGAGCCAAGACGATGACATGCTGCTTGCTGTCTTGGAAGAGATCCAGTCAAAATACAAAGAGCAGAAGTCAGCGCACCCAGACTTCTCCAGGGACCTACAACTTGTGGGTCAGATCCTGTCCCGATTGAAATTATCCGAAACGGCGCGTGGCGGCAAAACTTTACTGCCAATCGAGCACAAGCAACCTGGTGTACTTCGATTCAAGCCAGCCCGAGAGTGCACAGTGTTACCAGGAGTGTCTGCAACTAATACCGATTCGTCATCAGAAACGTACTTCTATGTTCATCGTGACGTTGCTGTTCAGACAGCCCTGGACCTGGGCGCTCTGCTGATGAAAGATCGCGCTCTCACTGGTGTGGAGGGCCTTGGTCTAGACTTTGAGTATGGACAACACGAGGATCTCATAAATAGACTGCACGGCATTGTGAAGGACTCCTACACTGACGGATTCTCAGTTCCAAAAGAACTTGTACAGAATGCCGATGACGCACGTGCCACCAAAGTCTGCTTTCTGCTTGACGAGCGAGAGAACCAAAATGCGAGGACAAACCTGATTGATGAGGGAATGGCTGGACTTCAGGGCCCCGCCATCTGGGCCTACAACGATGGAGTCTTTTCTGAAACTGATTTTGAAAACATTGTAAAGCTTGGGGCTGGTACGAAGAAAGATGACGCATCAAAAGTTGGTAGGTTTGGTCTTGGCTTCAATGCAGTCTACAATTTGACAGACGTTCCCTGTTTCATCAGCAAAGACAAAATGGCCATGTTTGATCCACAGTGCAAATATCTTGGCAAAGGAGCAGGCCTCAAATTGGACTTCACAAAGCCTATTAACAAGGACCTACTGACTAGAATGCCTAATCAATTTCTGCCTTTCCAGAACGTCTTCGGGTGCAGTCTGCAACACAATGCAGAGGTGTCTTATGAAGGAACACTTTTCCGGTTTCCTTTGAGAACAGCAGAGCAGGCTAAGGAGAGTAAACTAAAGTCAGAGAGCTATTCTGAATCAAAACCACGCGAGTTCCTGAAGATGCTGCTGGACAGAGCTGGAAGTCTGCTGATGTTTACCCAGAGTGTGACAAAACTTGAAGTGTTCCACTTGCCGAGTAGTTGTTCAGACCCCAGAGAGGCGAAACTACTGCTGACTGTGAGAAAGAACAACTGCCTGCCACCAACCATGATCAGCGAACCAGCCCAGCTTGGCGCGAAGAGCGTGTTGAGATTCATGAAAGATGAGTGGTCTTGGGAGAACAGAGACATTAAGATCAAGCAGATTGTAAAGATTGACCTTAAAGTGACGGACGAAGCCAGCAGCGTGTGCGGAGTCAAAAAGACAGAGGGCAGCACCATGTGGCAAATAGCCTGGGCATCAGGAGTCGACGAATCGGCAAAGTTGGCACACAGATACAGGCAAGAAGGTCTTGTGCCGCTGGCCGCGGTATCAGTTTTAGTCTCTGACAATAGCTTGTTAGCATTGAAAGATAGCCCTGCAGGATTCTATGACACTGGCCATCTCTTCTGTTTCCTGCCTTTGCCAGAGGAACTAGCACGTGTAACACTGCCCGTTCACATAAATGGAACGTTCGCATTGACATCGGACCGCAGGAGCTTGGTGGTCAACATCGAAGAGGAGTTTGAGAAATGGGAGGCGTCATGGAATTGTGCATTGTACGGTGACGCCATTTGCCGCGCCTACTTGCTGGCGCTGGAGTTGGTGCAAAAGGAGGCAGCTGGGGGTTCAGACTTCAGCAAGTACTTTGACTTGTGGCCAATGTCCAGTGTTGATTCTCTCGTTGAAAGCTTTTACAATCATCTTCTAACTGGAAACAACAAGGTCCTGCCTGTCCCATGCACCAGACAGTGGGTGACCTTTCAGGACGCGTGCTTCCTTCAGCCAAACTTCAGAGATTCTGGCTGTGGCAAGACTGCATGGATGGCTCTTCGAGAGTTCTGGATAGGACCTGGCCACGTTGTGGATGTCCCATCTGACATCTGTAAGCTGATGAAGAAAAAGGGCCCAAAAGGGATGTTCGGTAAAAAAGTCATCAGCGAGCTTGCTTTTTACCGGGATTTCTTCTTCCCCAACCTGCACAGTGACTGGTGGCAGCCAGATGAGAGGGACAGTCTGATTCACCACGCCTTGATGAGGAGGGACACGGACATCGATGAGCTGATCAGAGTCAACGCTTGCATCCCTTGTGAAGGAGGACAGCAGCTTAGGAAACCCAGTGAGCTGGTTCATCCACGGGGACAAGCAGCCAAACTCTTCCTTCCCTGTGAGTGTCGATTCCCTCAGAAAAAAGATGAAACGCAAACAACATCTACCAGGACTGATTTCTGTGACGATAACACTTCTCTTTTAAGGTTGGCTTTTCTCGGAATGATCAAAGACGAGATGCCTTGGGACATGGTTTTAGACAGAGCAGGAACTGTGGGACAGTTGAATGTAGCAAAGAAAACAGCAGATTGTCTTAGCCGCGCTGCAAGTTTGATTGAATACCTCTCCACATCAAGAGCCTTTGACTCTGAATTTGCTTTTGAAAATTGTCCAAGCGAAGTAAAGGCATCACTGTCACAAACTGCTTTCCTGCCTGTACTCAGCAAGCCGGACGACTGGCCTTTTCAGTGGGCGGGGGATGAACCTGCAGAATGTGTGCTTCTTTCTCCACCCTCTCAACTTTTCTCTGACAGCCTGAAAAATCTGGTTGCCTGCAAAGAAAAGCTACTGGACACAAGATGTCTGCAGGGATCGAAGACACTTTTGACAGGAAAAGTCCGAGAAATGCTGAAAGGTCTTGGAGTTGCCGTCGAAGAAGATTATGGTCGTGGTCAACTGCTTGACGCTGTCTTGCAGCAGCTGCTTGCCGTCGCAGAACATCATTGTATCAACCCTACCAGCAACAAGGAACTTGTTCAGTCCATAAGCACTAACGTCTATGCTTACCTGACAACATGCTTGAGACGAGATGAACAGCATAATCTTGGAGAGCACGTCCATGAATTTCTGTCGGACAAAGACGTCGTCTGGAACGGCACTCAGTTTGTGTCATCATCcctagttgtttttgtgtgccctTTCAACTGTTCGCCTTATCTCTTCAAGCTTGAAAGTAACCTCCAGGGGTACAGACACTTCTTTGAGGCTGTTGGAGTCAAACAAAGTTTTGAAGCAAGTGACGTAATTTCGGTTCTGCAAATACTGAAGAGAGAGAATGACGGCATCCAAATTCCAGATGAGACCATCACCATTGTTTCACAGCTCGCACTGCTGCTTGGAGCGATCACAAAGAGATCTCCGCAAAACGAATCACTGGACAAATCGCAGGTTTTTCTTCCAGACAAGCACGGCATCTTGCAGCCTGCAACCCGTCTTTGTGTGGATGACTGCCTATGGCTGACCGAGTCTGAACATTTAAAGTTTGTACACGACAAGATCCCCACTGAGACAGCACGTCTCTTGGGTGTAAAAACCAAAAGGAGTCAGGATTATGACATGCTTACTGAGTCCATTTCTGTCCCCTTTGGTCAACACGAGGAGCTGACAACTCGCATTAAACGCCTGCTGCAGGGATACACATTTGACTCTTCCCTGTGCAAGGAGCTTCTGCAGAATGCCGAGGATGCCGGAGCGACAGAATGCAAATTCATCATGGACTTCCGACACCTAAAAACAGACACCGTGCCACCCAATTGGAACGCTCTACAAGGCCCAGCACTCTGCTTCTACAACAACAAGTCCTTCACAAAGCAAGACATGGAGGGAATTCAGAACCTAGGGGTTGGCAGTAAAGGAGGTGATGCGTTGAAGATTGGACAGTTTGGCGTTGGGTTCAATGCTGTATTTCACATCACTGATGTGCCTTCGTTCTGGACGAGGGAGGATGATGAGAAAGAAGTGATCTGTGTTCTTGATCCAAATTGCACGAACGTACCTGGAGCACAACCCAGTGACCCAGGCAAAAAGTTTATCAAGATACAGCACATGAAAAGAGAATACCCTGACTTTATCTCTGCGTATCTCAGTGAAGCCATTAACATGAATCAGCCTGGAACATTATTCAGGTTTCCTCTGCGCACAACGGAGATGGCAGCGTCTTCCAGTATCAAGCATGAAGCAATTAGAGAATTGGACATCAAATCTATGCTGGACAAATTCATGCAAGAGATACATCCTTGCCTTTTGTTTCTGAACAACATGCAGAAAATCGGTATTTTTTCGGTCCAAAGAGATGGCTCACTGAAGAAAGAATTTGAGGTGAACAAAACACTCGATGAATTGAGCGTACAGCAACTTTCAACCTTCAAAAAGTCTCTGAAGGAGGCATCCAGGTTGGTGGAAAATGAAACAGTGAGCGTCACGGACATTCCACCATTGGAGGCGGTGGTTCAGTTGGAGCTGACAGACTCAAGTGGCCACAGAGAACAGTGGCTAACAGTGCACAAAATTGGTTTTGCAGAAGAGGTTTGTTTGACGCCCAAGCTGCAAAGTGAATGGTGCAAAGAAAACTTTCGGCTCTTGCCACGTGGAGGTGTAGCTGTGAAAGTGGCAGATGAAACACAGCAGAATAAGAGGCAGACCACATCTCAACTGGAGCATCAAGTCTTCTGCATTTTGCCATTGCCTGTTTACACGATGATCCCCATGCATGTCAATGGTCATTTTGCTCTCGATCATGAAACTCGCAGGAATCTATGGGATGCAGGCAGCCATAAAGACGATGTGAGATCCGAGTGGAACGAAGCCATTGTTCTGCATGTTGTCCTTCCAGCCTACATCACTGCGCTGCAGCAGCTGCAGGATGTCTGGTTTCCTGCGGGAGGTAGAGACCTCAGTAAACAAGAGCTCTCAGCAAAACTTCAAAGGTACCATGCTTTGTTTCCACTAGTGAAGGATGCAAAAAGTGATTTATGGAAGCAGTTGATGCATGCAGTCTATGCAACAATAGCAAAGAACGAGTATCCCATATTCCCAGTTCTCTGCCCAGAGCAGCAGGAACTTGAGTGGATGCCCGTGACGAAGAAAGGAGGTTTCCCAGGGTACTTCAACAACCTTGTTGCCTTCTTCAAAGACCTTCAGGCCAAAACGTCACAGGTCACACTGACAGTGGGTCGGTCTACACCAGCAAGCCATGCCACCCCAAGTGGTCCAAGTCCACGAGAGATAGCAAAACAGTTTGAGGTCTTACTGAAGAAGCTGAACATGAAGATCCTGGAAGCCCCTTTCCACGTGTTTGAGTGCTTCAAGGCCAGTGGAGTGGATGAC
Encoded proteins:
- the LOC138975704 gene encoding sacsin-like, whose translation is MSSDSQDSEGEDLSTIRPTLIRELRNVLDLYPDDGQILKELIQNAEDAGATEVKVLTDTRTFHQDLDKKTLKNHPHLKFLKGPAMCVYNDAEFTKDDWEGIRMLHTSIKEKDPLKVGRFGLGFKSVFHLTDRLVIMSGEYIMYMDPFKGETHYCSLHRLAGRKGRELQSLLHSLNGVFGVSEATFRAQSGHFPGTLFWFPLRQEQSELSSTVYSDVSVGNLLASFKAESPSLLLFLNHIQRVNLYTRGDTQRHNETFSVGISSSCLTSVLSQRQRFVRDTTAAGSDLPRQDIFCLTEVVMETKDHLKSSTESQRWLVANYHCGKDNISRDLLRLCLDPQLGYRPCVGVAIPLTNQSDFQSQVFCFLPLPLDTRSPTGLPLHVHGYFSLEQNRRHLKWPTADQLRPGRDRAKLEPPTLWNCLLVTELLPRVYSKAVCRLQELNCGDPDTFYQAWPDARTVSDRWGPLLEPLYADLAQRHVFFSHVQGGRWVSLSQAVLQQQLPPEVKEAVLKVYTVNDENLVDLPKHVLRTLNSLGHLEHVEKVNARSVSRLIPSSLAHLTDRDKLSLLHYLCCHDQSLLINLPLLPLASGHFGTFKSRQNRQSSVKFCCPEELNMLFPGLEAEFCSSDVPAYVREDLEDIAETGTLAVEKLTKSDRRLPELLQRSLQTRFGSGHLSLNITDPWIERVWMFLENMDDLSEFSHVRLLPVKKVERNPLTMFLTSKESMTLLPLTGVYVCSKARGMTPMSASLASALTKLGVTVLHDVPSYLTRHGQVLGHFVHYPTPDGVMEAVQSVSAKSSLRTNAVKTFNSEATADEKKALVQLLRDCSQSSASVPVVFKQLQLFKAVTGEPASVYQVSVIGPEHLPPVSFPRKLLACTTSEKYAAQKLGAQEMTLYAAVHEIMQDMSSLGFQYSGEDKTRLMRYFLQNYTLCSNTSLQSMARQIEFVTTASCCLRRVVDVYDPSSSLLQELFHTQHDTLFPSGEFCRPEMLQKLQSLGLRGERDVQNDLVSVAKQISDQWSGKQYAAASKMSCGLWKYLKNYGHVVSAATLQSISTIPCLLCLQDDEKPFRVYPASLPLKPSPKLVKPSEMCSNSLLTVIGSVLPILRSSDLPMEVALHLQVKQHPAPADVLQHLKNVTHHFCQEEIIQYRPLLIDIFQYLRPYKSDISVTGRLADEKCVLVESGDQFAKPCSLWIEKEESDLNLQPYRFSAPVEMTAFRDFLGECGSAWSQDDDMLLAVLEEIQSKYKEQKSAHPDFSRDLQLVGQILSRLKLSETARGGKTLLPIEHKQPGVLRFKPARECTVLPGVSATNTDSSSETYFYVHRDVAVQTALDLGALLMKDRALTGVEGLGLDFEYGQHEDLINRLHGIVKDSYTDGFSVPKELVQNADDARATKVCFLLDERENQNARTNLIDEGMAGLQGPAIWAYNDGVFSETDFENIVKLGAGTKKDDASKVGRFGLGFNAVYNLTDVPCFISKDKMAMFDPQCKYLGKGAGLKLDFTKPINKDLLTRMPNQFLPFQNVFGCSLQHNAEVSYEGTLFRFPLRTAEQAKESKLKSESYSESKPREFLKMLLDRAGSLLMFTQSVTKLEVFHLPSSCSDPREAKLLLTVRKNNCLPPTMISEPAQLGAKSVLRFMKDEWSWENRDIKIKQIVKIDLKVTDEASSVCGVKKTEGSTMWQIAWASGVDESAKLAHRYRQEGLVPLAAVSVLVSDNSLLALKDSPAGFYDTGHLFCFLPLPEELARVTLPVHINGTFALTSDRRSLVVNIEEEFEKWEASWNCALYGDAICRAYLLALELVQKEAAGGSDFSKYFDLWPMSSVDSLVESFYNHLLTGNNKVLPVPCTRQWVTFQDACFLQPNFRDSGCGKTAWMALREFWIGPGHVVDVPSDICKLMKKKGPKGMFGKKVISELAFYRDFFFPNLHSDWWQPDERDSLIHHALMRRDTDIDELIRVNACIPCEGGQQLRKPSELVHPRGQAAKLFLPCECRFPQKKDETQTTSTRTDFCDDNTSLLRLAFLGMIKDEMPWDMVLDRAGTVGQLNVAKKTADCLSRAASLIEYLSTSRAFDSEFAFENCPSEVKASLSQTAFLPVLSKPDDWPFQWAGDEPAECVLLSPPSQLFSDSLKNLVACKEKLLDTRCLQGSKTLLTGKVREMLKGLGVAVEEDYGRGQLLDAVLQQLLAVAEHHCINPTSNKELVQSISTNVYAYLTTCLRRDEQHNLGEHVHEFLSDKDVVWNGTQFVSSSLVVFVCPFNCSPYLFKLESNLQGYRHFFEAVGVKQSFEASDVISVLQILKRENDGIQIPDETITIVSQLALLLGAITKRSPQNESLDKSQVFLPDKHGILQPATRLCVDDCLWLTESEHLKFVHDKIPTETARLLGVKTKRSQDYDMLTESISVPFGQHEELTTRIKRLLQGYTFDSSLCKELLQNAEDAGATECKFIMDFRHLKTDTVPPNWNALQGPALCFYNNKSFTKQDMEGIQNLGVGSKGGDALKIGQFGVGFNAVFHITDVPSFWTREDDEKEVICVLDPNCTNVPGAQPSDPGKKFIKIQHMKREYPDFISAYLSEAINMNQPGTLFRFPLRTTEMAASSSIKHEAIRELDIKSMLDKFMQEIHPCLLFLNNMQKIGIFSVQRDGSLKKEFEVNKTLDELSVQQLSTFKKSLKEASRLVENETVSVTDIPPLEAVVQLELTDSSGHREQWLTVHKIGFAEEVCLTPKLQSEWCKENFRLLPRGGVAVKVADETQQNKRQTTSQLEHQVFCILPLPVYTMIPMHVNGHFALDHETRRNLWDAGSHKDDVRSEWNEAIVLHVVLPAYITALQQLQDVWFPAGGRDLSKQELSAKLQRYHALFPLVKDAKSDLWKQLMHAVYATIAKNEYPIFPVLCPEQQELEWMPVTKKGGFPGYFNNLVAFFKDLQAKTSQVTLTVGRSTPASHATPSGPSPREIAKQFEVLLKKLNMKILEAPFHVFECFKASGVDDVREVTPQSVLQFLVSVDQGFSTGCNLDNLPKPVADTSLESPDKVWELVSFVSKGLTFLDNLDGIPLCLRQSGTLHKFSSSENAQKPIISEYSQLLPGSAKEFLHKHIIMYFSIPEKTKPVLQQLTIEMLACRLKYTLTEPQYCAGKHCELEQEKLPYALWIKDLWKFLESQIKSELRNNRSSNDTAHKDFREEKKSERRELREIAESMLESLREWCVLPVTKKNGTHEKRFLYPLKDMHRVVHLSYAQDETNSRLWVILGNLPLPMLDKASLLGLSIANDLVASICHPRALLHALVTCVQLSASHEDGCTILDYFGKNLKTLMEMCTDEAELKQELRSLPLFPSVGGNLVSIPGNVSVLCLNPSVPEEGLMQWSSGRDRSVFLLRREHLPKDLVGYLGLTALKTLDFYSQYLLPTLAALPRQSILTHMKFLKDSVERELSDENVKYLVMQLRSTAFVEVQGTLYRAQDFFNPHFFVFGVMCTRDQFPPAPYCTREWEGFMKAAGMVNHVSADLFVEYAHSVANEGKPQITQSVQKKSETLVGHLFSRKDLTNGCLLADVKDIQFLLPSDWRSSREGQGLLLIAQPFCPPRLVSFAESCFEQHVHLVWSSSCILHSYADPQIHCRNKEQGAVMHQLGLQQKPPKQTVVQHLRNVAQTLASERGPEIFAALEQNKRRLIVVMEELYGYLENNMSNSDIRSLSQLPVICDIDNSQMLTPSCVVIDLRPTEMIKGHIEKAPLTFGRYFNLFQKLGVVQCVTANHYAVVLAWLKNETGNEELHVEEMKIVKTAVEGLFRCLKFGDEKQKQMEVPTLYLPTEEMILQMSTEIMYKDSRFGSRFQDCPTDMHFFLGFKLLEISVSTPLEEVALLPRNHRMTMLSDVVKEVIPDETKNNSTEGECSRDLMAKLHHPNATAGIIRLMYHTYYLADCSFGEQTAVDVQGKLSHVSAREITGLKTMLAINDRTIPGSELLKPSFTEKIHGTPRRAVVYLDTEAAERSTNVRDPSMHSLALAIMFVLKTDLNELFLNEVLHSPESAMTTLDDYDVAMCDFSHVIEDSVIPTAGTFVPVRHHDHLDNSICKFDPKEHVGFEVYDPDVEGENREGGDAVYIYAVVLREITAANGGADVPLIARRYRIYLGTDRGIAEVSVTQIYKFKRRARRSTSTALVESEAQDSEEEFPIDIIQVLNEIRKLFNDTWRQLSDDKDRRRVVKRLLLKWHPDKNPGRQEFCTQVTQKILQYVDILNSGRDLPDDQDLDDVDGAPRNHGSSFPSSFYAHMNARAQSHRAYSESTSSSQSGPSQRTPNPQPGEGRRWFRQAEADVTSARDARGASDRGRNWICYQCHQAVEKALKAVLYSRDADGFNMMSHKLPQLAQSVGDSELLQLAQVLESRLGPHTRMRYPDVTKYPRVPADEYSEDDVSWACGVASRVVDRVQSLI